The window GAGGAAAACGACGATCTTTCTCAAGGGAGATTTCACTCGGCCTGATGCGGAAGTGACCGAAGGTGTTCCCGCCGTGCTGCCACCGCTGAAAACCGAGAAGCGGCCGAACCGGTTGCAACTCGCCAACTGGCTGGTGACCGCTGAGAATCCGCTCACCGCGCGGGTGATTGTGAATCGCGTCTGGCAGCAGTACTTCGGCCGCGGACTGGTCGAAACCGAGAACGACTTTGGCACGATGGGTTCGCCGCCGACGCATCCGGAGTTGCTCGACTGGCTGGCGGTCGACTTTCGCGACAACGGCTGGAGCCTGAAGAAGCTCCACAAGTTAATTGTCACGTCGGATACTTATCGTCAATCGAGCACGGTCACGCCGCAGAGCCGTGGCCTCGTGGTCGATCCGAAAAACTATCTCCTTTGGCGACAAACTCGGCTGCGACTTGATGCCGAGATTGTGCGCGATGTTTCGCTGGCAGCGAGTGGTCTGCTCGCCGAGAAACAAGGCGGCCCACCCGTTTATCCGCCGATTCCCGAGGGCGTTCTCGGCCTCGGCCAGGTGAAGCGTCCTTGGCCGCTGAGCAAGGGTGACGATCGTTATCGCCGCGGCCTCTACACCTTTGTCTTCCGCGCCACGCCACCGCCATCGCTCAGCGTGTTCGACGCGCCGGAAGGTTTTAGTACGTGTACGCGCCGCATCCGCAGCAATACGCCGTTGCAAGCGCTCTCGCTGCTCAATGATGCCGCCCATTTTGAATTTGCCCAGTCACTGGAAAAGGTGATTCAAAAAGATGGCCTCGTTGTGGCGTTTGAACGCTGTGTTTCGCGGCCGCCGACGATGCAAGAGAAAGAACTGCTGAGCAAATTGGATACGCTCAGCCAGGCACGAGTGTTATTGAATTTGGATGAGACCATCACAAGAGAATAAGGATCACGTAGTCCGCAGCCATGCTGCGGACCAGTGAGCCCGGCCCATTTTGCAAAAGAACGTCCCGTCTCTCGAAGCATGGCTTCGAGCTACGGGACCTGGAATCTGTGCTTCCCATGAACATTCCATCCAATACGCTCCGCGATATCACCCGTCGGCATTTCTTCCAGCAATGCCCGCTCGGCATCGGCGCGCTCGCGCTGACAACGCTGTTGCAAGAACAATCGTCGGCAGCGCCGGCGCTGGCTCGTCCGCATCACGCGCCAAAAGCGAAGAACGTCATTTACCTCTTCATGGCCGGCGGACCTTCGCAGCTGGAACTGTGGGATCACAAGCCGAAGCTTGTCGAATTGAACGGCCAGCAGATTCCGCAGAGCTATGTGGAAGGCAAACGCTTTGCCTTCATGAACACCAGCAACGGCTTGAAGCTGCTCGGCACACGGAAAAAGTTTGAGCAGCATGGCCAGTGCGGCACGTGGGTCAGCGACATGCTGCCGTACACCGCGGGCATTGTCGACGACATCAGCGTTTTGAAAACTTGCCAGACTTCGCTCTTCAACCACGCGCCGGCCAAGCTCTTTATGAACACCGGCAGCGGCCAGTTCGGCAGGCCGTCGATGGGCTCGTGGGTGACGTATGGCATTGGCAGCGAATCGCAGAATCTGCCGGGCTTTCTGGTGCTGCAGAGTGGTCCGCGCGGACCCCGCGGCGGCGCGGTGAATTGGGGAAGTGGTTTCTTGCCGACCACTTATCAAGGGGTTCCTTTGCGCGGTCAGGGCGAACCGATCTTGAATTTGACGAATCCCAAGGGAATCGATCAGGAGAAACAACGCGCCGCGCTCGATGCAATTCGTGGCCTCAACGCGCTGCGACTGAAGGAAACCGGCGACGACGAGATTCAGACGCGAATCAATGCTTATGAAATGGCTTATCGCATGCAATCGAGCGCGCCGGAACTGATCGATATCAGCGATGAAACGCAAGGGACGCTCGACATGTATGGCGTCGATCCCGCCAAGCCGTCGTTTGCCCGCAACTGCCTGCTGGCCCGCCGACTCGTCGAGCGTGGCTCGCGGTTTGTGCAGCTCTATCACACCAACTGGGACAGCCACGGCGGCGCCGGCGAAACGCTCGAGGACGATTTTCCCAAGGTGGTGAAAGAAACCGACCAGGCCTGCGCGGCGCTGGTCAAGGATCTCAAAGCCCGCGATTTGCTCAAGGACACGCTGGTGATTTGGGGCGGCGAGTTCGGCCGCACGCCGATGGGCGAGAACCGCGAGAAGACCGGCCGCAACCACCACATCGATGCCTTCACCATGTGGTTTGCCGGCGGGGGCGTGAAAGCGGGCCAGACGATCGGCCAGACCGATGAACTAGGCTTTGGTGTGGCCGAGTATCCGGCGCACGTGCATGACATTCATGCGACGATCTTGCATCTACTAGGAATTGACCATAAGCAGCTGACTTTTCGCTTCCAGGGGCGCGACTTCCGCCTGACGGATGTGCACGGCGAAATCCTGACGAAGTTGTTAGCCTAATAAGCCTATCTTGGCTGAATTACGCCAATTTGTCGCATTAGATTACACCTTCTTCATCGAATTTGTACTGTGCGAAATATCTGATTATCGTGCCAGAAATCCCTGCGTTATGCGCGAGCGCGGCCAATCGTATAGCCAGATTGCCGTGCCGATGTCGCGCACCTGCGGAAGGAGCAACGGCATGTCTCGTATCGTCGTATTGGTGTTGTTGTTGAGCTTTGTCAGTACGGCGGTCGCCGGCAACAATCGCAACTTTGGTTACGGCAATCAGGTCGGTGGTGTATCGATTAGCGCGGAAGGCGCGATCGGCAAAGTCGATCCGCTGGCTCTGAAAGAAACGAACGACGTCTTTCAGGAATTGCTGCAGGGTCCTTCGGCGAAACTGAAAAAGCCGGTCGAACTCCGCAAGATTTCGCTCAAGGCGATCGAAGAGACCCTCTCCACGCTCGGCCAGGCGCCGATCTCGTCGTTGCCCGAAGAAATCAAATACATGGCCGGCATTCAGCGGCTGCAATATGTGCTGCTCTATCCCGAAACCAACGACATCGTGCTCGCTGGTCCCGGCGAAGGCTGGAAGCTCGACGGCAAGGGAAGCATGGTCGGCGTGACGACGGGCCGACCGGTGTTGTACCTCGAAGATTTGCTCATTGCGTTTCGCACGGTTGAAGCCGCTCGACGCGGACAACTCTCCTGCTCGATCGATCCGACGGCGGAAGGGCGGCAACGCTATGAGCAACTCATGTCAACACAAAAGACGTTCACGCCGGCGATTGTCGGCGCCATCGAAAAGGCCTTTGGCGATCAACAGATCACCATCAGCGGCGCGCCGGAAACTTCGCACTTTGCCTGCGTGCTGGTAGCTGCCGACTACAAGATGAAACGGATTGGCATGAAGCTGGAAGCATCGCCCGTGAAAGGTTTGTCGAGCTTCATCGACATGGCCCCGGCCCGTCTCGACAACATGATGCCGCGCTGGTGGATGGCCTGCAATTACGAACCGATGGGCCGCAGCGAAGATGGCCTCGCCTGGGAACTGCGCGGCCAGGGGGTGAAGGTGCAGACCGAAGATGAATTTGTGAACAACGCCGAAGGCACGGTGCGCGGCAGCGGCAAGGCGAGCCCGGCGGCTCAGAAATGGAGCGACCAGTTCACGGCAAAATACGATGAGCTCGCGGTGCATGAGCCGGTGTTTGGCGATCTCCGCAACCTGATGGATATGTGCGTGATCGCGGCTCTCTTCTCCAAGGAGAATCTCGCCGCGAAAGCGAAATGCGATCTGCCTCAGCTGACGTCGGCCAAGGGTTCGACATCGCTCGATAAGTGGAACGCCCCGAAAAAGGTCGCCACGCAATCGAGCGCGACGAAAAAGGGGAGTAACTGGGTCATTACTGCCTCCGGCGGCGTGTCGATCAACAGCTGGGAAGCCGCGGACAAGTCGGTCGTGCAGCCGGCGGTTGCCGTCACCCGCGACAAAGCCAAGGCCGTCGCCGGGGCTGGCGAAGGGCTGTGGTGGAACTAAGCTAACGATTCCGAAATATTCCGCCCGATTTTGCCGTACGACCGCCCGGATTTCGCCGATTTCTGGCCAAATTGTCGTAGTTGGCGAGCTTCTTGATTGTGTTGAAAACGACGAACAATTAACGTTGGAGGAAATGGCTTCAGGGGCTTTGTCGCCATAAAACTGCCGGGTAGGTGGAGGCTACTTCCACAGCGCTCGGCATGGGCGTTTCTTTGGTGAGGAGTCCTTATCCATGTCTTGGCGTGTCTCTGTTCTGGTGGCGTTTTTGTGGACGGTGGGTTTCGTCAGCGCGGCCTTCGCCGGCAACCGCAATAACAATGGCTTCGGCAATCAGGTCGGTGGTGTATCGATCAGCGCCGAAGGGGCGATTAGCACGACCGATCCCCTGCAGCTCAAGCAGGTGAACGAACTCCTGCAAGAACAATTGCAAGGTCCCTCGGGCAAGCTCAAGAAGCCCGTGGAACTGCGGAAGATTTCGCTCCGCGCCATCGAAGAAGCCCTGGCGATGAACGGCGGGGCGCCGGTCACCAACCTGCCCGAAGAAATTCGCTTCCTCGCCGGCATTCAACGGCTGCAATACGTCCTGCTCTATCCCGAGAGCAACGACATCGTCCTGGCTGGTCCCGGCGAAGGTTGGAAGCTCGACGGCAAGGGCAACATGGTCGGCGTGACCACGGGCCGGCCCGTTTTGAATCTCGACGATTTCATCGTCGCCTTTCGCACCATCGAAGCCGCTCGGCAAGGTCAGCTCTCGTGCTCGATCGATCCGACTGCCGAAGGTCGGCAGCGTTTCGAACAGCTGATGTCGGCGCAAAAGACGTTCAGTCCAGCGATCGTCGGCGCCGTGGAAAAAGCCTTTGGCGATCAACAGGTGACGGTCAGCGGTGCGCCGGAGACTTCGCACTTTGCCTGCGTGCTGGTCGCAGCCGATTACAAGATGAAGCGGATCGGCATGAAGCTGGAAGCCTCGCCCGTTAAGGGCCTCAGCAGTTACATCGACATGGCTCCGGCCCGCGTCGACAACATGATGCCTCGCTGGTGGATGGCCTGCAATTACGAACCGCTGGGCAAATCGGAAGATGGCCTGTCTTGGGAAATTCGCGGCCAAGGGGTGAAGGTCGAAACCGAAGACGAATTTGTGAACAACGCCGCCGGCACGGTGCGCGGCAGCGGCAAGACCAGCCCAGCCGCTCAGAAGTGGAGCGAGCAGTTCACGTCGAAGTACGATGAACTCGCCGTGCAGGAACCGATCTTCGGTGAACTCCGTAACGTGATGGACATGTGCGTCATCGCCGCCCTCTTCGCGAAAGAAGACTTTGCCGCCAAGGCCAAGTGCGAACTGCCGCAGCTCACCTCGAGCCAAAGCAAGATCGCGCTCGACAAGTGGCTCGCGCCGAAGAAAGTAGCGACTCAAAGCAGCGCGACCAAGAAGGGTGCCAACTGGGTGATCACGGCTTCGGGCGGCGTATCGATCAACA is drawn from Anatilimnocola floriformis and contains these coding sequences:
- a CDS encoding DUF1501 domain-containing protein, with translation MNIPSNTLRDITRRHFFQQCPLGIGALALTTLLQEQSSAAPALARPHHAPKAKNVIYLFMAGGPSQLELWDHKPKLVELNGQQIPQSYVEGKRFAFMNTSNGLKLLGTRKKFEQHGQCGTWVSDMLPYTAGIVDDISVLKTCQTSLFNHAPAKLFMNTGSGQFGRPSMGSWVTYGIGSESQNLPGFLVLQSGPRGPRGGAVNWGSGFLPTTYQGVPLRGQGEPILNLTNPKGIDQEKQRAALDAIRGLNALRLKETGDDEIQTRINAYEMAYRMQSSAPELIDISDETQGTLDMYGVDPAKPSFARNCLLARRLVERGSRFVQLYHTNWDSHGGAGETLEDDFPKVVKETDQACAALVKDLKARDLLKDTLVIWGGEFGRTPMGENREKTGRNHHIDAFTMWFAGGGVKAGQTIGQTDELGFGVAEYPAHVHDIHATILHLLGIDHKQLTFRFQGRDFRLTDVHGEILTKLLA
- a CDS encoding DUF1598 domain-containing protein, whose product is MSRIVVLVLLLSFVSTAVAGNNRNFGYGNQVGGVSISAEGAIGKVDPLALKETNDVFQELLQGPSAKLKKPVELRKISLKAIEETLSTLGQAPISSLPEEIKYMAGIQRLQYVLLYPETNDIVLAGPGEGWKLDGKGSMVGVTTGRPVLYLEDLLIAFRTVEAARRGQLSCSIDPTAEGRQRYEQLMSTQKTFTPAIVGAIEKAFGDQQITISGAPETSHFACVLVAADYKMKRIGMKLEASPVKGLSSFIDMAPARLDNMMPRWWMACNYEPMGRSEDGLAWELRGQGVKVQTEDEFVNNAEGTVRGSGKASPAAQKWSDQFTAKYDELAVHEPVFGDLRNLMDMCVIAALFSKENLAAKAKCDLPQLTSAKGSTSLDKWNAPKKVATQSSATKKGSNWVITASGGVSINSWEAADKSVVQPAVAVTRDKAKAVAGAGEGLWWN
- a CDS encoding DUF1598 domain-containing protein yields the protein MSWRVSVLVAFLWTVGFVSAAFAGNRNNNGFGNQVGGVSISAEGAISTTDPLQLKQVNELLQEQLQGPSGKLKKPVELRKISLRAIEEALAMNGGAPVTNLPEEIRFLAGIQRLQYVLLYPESNDIVLAGPGEGWKLDGKGNMVGVTTGRPVLNLDDFIVAFRTIEAARQGQLSCSIDPTAEGRQRFEQLMSAQKTFSPAIVGAVEKAFGDQQVTVSGAPETSHFACVLVAADYKMKRIGMKLEASPVKGLSSYIDMAPARVDNMMPRWWMACNYEPLGKSEDGLSWEIRGQGVKVETEDEFVNNAAGTVRGSGKTSPAAQKWSEQFTSKYDELAVQEPIFGELRNVMDMCVIAALFAKEDFAAKAKCELPQLTSSQSKIALDKWLAPKKVATQSSATKKGANWVITASGGVSINSWEAADKTVVQPAVGEVRGKAKQVAGASENLWWN